One Phragmites australis chromosome 23, lpPhrAust1.1, whole genome shotgun sequence DNA window includes the following coding sequences:
- the LOC133905760 gene encoding receptor protein kinase-like protein ZAR1, whose protein sequence is MATFPATILLLLALPPPAAVALTAEGLALLAFKAAVTDDPYSALSRWSESEADPCRWPGVSCANATSSPGAAPRVVGVAVAGKNISGYIPSELGSLLFLRRLNLHGNRLAGAIPAALSNASSLHSLYLYGNRLTGGLPVALCDLPRLQNLDVSGNALSGELPLDLRNCRSLQRLVLARNAFSGEVPAGIWPEMAILQQLDLSSNAFNGSIPPDLGELPRLAGTLNLSHNRFSGVVPPELGRLPATVTLDLRFNNLSGAIPQTGSLASQGPTAFLNNPSLCGFPLQVPCRAVPPPTQSPESPTTTSQSSASGTSSDRHQRIRTGLIALISVADAAGVALVGVIVVYIYWKVKDRREGCRRGHDDSDGDSSKDGLCRCMLWGRGGTDDSGASSDNDEEAAAGDGKYNSGGASEGELVAIDRGFRVELDELLRSSAYVLGKGGKGIVYKVVVANGTTPVAVRRLGGGGGGADRCKEFAAEARAVGRARHPNVVRLRAYYWSPDEKLVVTDFVGHGNLATALRGRPGQQVLSWSARLKIAKGAAHGLAYLHEYSPRRFVHGEVKPSNILLDTNFTPRVADFGLARLLAITGCSSDGPPSSGGLLGGTIPYTKSASTGPAQDRGSGGYSAPESRTPGARPTQKWDVFSFGVVLLELLTGRGVGADHASPSTSASFSAPVSGSTATDRSGSSEHGAVPEVVRWVRRGFEEEARPVAEMVDPALLRGPGAQPLPKKEVVAAFHVALACTEVDSELRPRMKVVADSLDKIGS, encoded by the exons ATGGCCACATTTCCAGCCACAATTCTCCTGCTCCTCGCGTTGCCTCCGCCGGCGGCCGTGGCGCTCACCGCCGAGGGCCTGGCGCTGCTGGCGTTCAAGGCTGCGGTGACCGACGACCCCTACTCGGCGCTCTCGAGGTGGTCCGAGTCCGAGGCCGACCCGTGCCGGTGGCCGGGGGTCTCCTGCGCGAACGCCACGTCGTCTCCCGGCGCGGCGCCGCGCGTGGTCGGCGTGGCCGTGGCGGGCAAGAACATCTCCGGGTACATCCCCTCGGAGCTGGGGTCCCTGCTCTTCCTCCGCCGGCTCAACCTCCACGGGAACCGCCTCGCTGGGGCCATCCCCGCCGCGCTCTCCAACGCGTCCTCGCTCCACTCCCTGTACCTCTACGGGAACCGGCTCACCGGCGGGCTCCCCGTCGCGCTCTGCGACCTCCCGCGGCTGCAGAACCTCGACGTGTCCGGGAACGCGCTCTCCGGGGAGCTGCCCCTCGACCTCCGCAACTGCCGGAGCCTGCAGCGCCTCGTGCTCGCCAGGAACGCCTTCTCCGGCGAGGTGCCCGCGGGCATCTGGCCCGAGATGGCCATCCTGCAGCAGCTCGATCTCTCCTCCAACGCGTTCAACGGCTCCATCCCGCCCGATCTCGGCGAGCTCCCGAGGCTCGCCGGAACGCTCAACCTCTCGCACAACCGGTTCTCCGGCGTCGTGCCGCCGGAGCTCGGCCGCCTCCCTGCCACCGTCACGCTCGACCTCCGCTTCAACAATCTGTCCGGCGCCATACCGCAGACAGGCTCCCTCGCCAGCCAGGGCCCCACAGCGTTCCTCAACAACCCCAGCCTCTGCGGCTTCCCGCTCCAGGTCCCCTGCCGCGCCGTCCCGCCGCCGACGCAGTCGCCGGAGTCGCCCACGACGACCAGTCAATCATCAGCCTCCGGTACGTCGTCGGACCGGCACCAGCGCATCAGAACAGGCCTGATCGCGCTCATCTCCGTCGCCGACGCCGCCGGCGTCGCCCTCGTCGGCGTCATCGTGGTGTACATATACTGGAAGGTTAAGGACCGGAGGGAAGGCTGCCGCCGCGGCCATGACGATTCCGACGGGGACAGCTCCAAGGACGGACTCTGCCGCTGTATGCTGTGGGGCCGCGGCGGCACGGACGACTCGGGCGCGTCATCGGACAACGACGAGgaagccgccgccggcgacggcaAGTACAACAGCGGCGGCGCCAGCGAGGGGGAGCTGGTGGCGATCGACCGCGGGTTCCGCGTGGAGCTGGACGAGCTGCTGCGTTCCTCGGCGTACGTGCTGGGGAAGGGCGGGAAGGGGATCGTGTACAAGGTGGTGGTGGCCAACGGGACGACGCCGGTGGCGGTGCGGCgtcttggcggcggcggcggtggcgcggaCCGGTGCAAGGAGTTCGCGGCGGAGGCGCGCGCGGTGGGGCGGGCGCGGCACCCCAACGTGGTGCGGCTGCGCGCGTACTACTGGTCCCCCGACGAGAAGCTCGTCGTCACCGACTTCGTCGGCCACGGCAACCTTGCCACCGCGCTGCGCG GTCGGCCGGGTCAACAAGTCCTTTCGTGGTCAGCGCGGCTGAAGATCGCCAAGGGTGCGGCGCACGGGCTGGCGTACCTCCATGAGTACAGCCCGCGGCGGTTCGTCCACGGCGAGGTCAAGCCCTCCAACATCCTCCTCGACACCAACTTCACCCCGCGCGTCGCCGACTTCGGCCTTGCCCGCCTGCTCGCCATCACCGGCTGCTCCTCCGACGGACCACCGTCCTCGGGCGGCCTCCTCGGTGGCACCATCCCCTACACCAAGTCAGCGTCGACAGGGCCAGCTCAGGACCGAGGCAGTGGCGGGTACAGTGCGCCGGAGTCTCGGACGCCGGGTGCTCGGCCGACGCAGAAGTGGGACGTGTTCTCCTTTGGGGTGgtgctgctggagctgctgacgGGGCGGGGGGTCGGTGCCGACCACGCGTCGCCGTCGACGTCGGCGTCGTTCTCGGCGCCGGTGTCGGGCTCGACGGCGACTGACCGATCCGGGAGCAGCGAGCATGGGGCGGTGCCGGAGGTGGTGCGGTGGGTGCGGCGCGGGTTCGAGGAGGAAGCGAGGCCGGTGGCGGAGATGGTGGACCCGGCTCTGCTGCGAGGACCCGGGGCGCAGCCGCTGCCCAagaaggaggtggtggcggcgttCCACGTCGCGCTGGCGTGCACGGAGGTTGATTCCGAGCTGCGGCCCAGGATGAAGGTCGTCGCCGACAGCCTCGACAAGATCGGCTCCTGA